One window of Triticum dicoccoides isolate Atlit2015 ecotype Zavitan chromosome 5A, WEW_v2.0, whole genome shotgun sequence genomic DNA carries:
- the LOC119299920 gene encoding leucine-rich repeat extensin-like protein 5, producing the protein MAISKLMALLFAFTAVAATLPPSEARVQGFTTTTANQEEADPSSKAAAQAGGTPGFSLPLPQIPGLPPLFDGFPFPPLPQIPGLPPLFGPLPGAPGAPPAQGLPGLPHFPRSAGSAAAPSPPPPAECLTPLMQMAPCVDYLTNITVVTLPATCCDGLKSVISGAPICLCHGMNGGMSKLFPRPIDPIRMLILPLGCGAMLPLGTLLTCSAQPLPPLAPPTSPVSPAPAGSPVSAPTEASP; encoded by the exons ATGGCGATCTCCAAGCTCATGGCATTGCTCTTCGCTTTCACGGCTGTGGCAGCGACGCTGCCGCCGTCCGAAGCGAGGGTGCAGGGGTTCACCACCACAACCGcgaaccaagaagaagcagatccTTCGTCCAAGGCCGCCGCCCAGGCCGGAGGCACCCCCGGCTTCTCCCTCCCGCTGCCTCAGATCCCCGGCCTTCCGCCGTTGTTCGACGGCTTTCCCTTCCCGCCATTGCCACAGATCCCCGGGCTCCCACCGTTGTTCGGGCCGCTCCCCGGCGCGCCAGGCGCTCCACCAGCTCAAGGCCTGCCCGGCCTCCCACACTTCCCGCGCAGCGCTGGCTCTGCTGCCGCCCCATCGCCGCCACCGCCCGCGGAGTGCCTGACGCCATTGATGCAGATGGCGCCATGCGTGGACTACCTCACCAACATCACCGTCGTCACGCTCCCGGCCACGTGCTGCGACGGCCTCAAGTCGGTCATCAGCGGCGCGCCCATCTGCCTCTGTCACGGCATGAACGGCGGCATGAGCAAGCTCTTCCCGAGGCCCATCGATCCGATCCGGATGCTCATCCTGCCGCTCGGGTGCGGCGCCATGCTGCCACTAGGGACGCTTCTCACGTGCTCCG CTCAACCCCTGCCGCCGCTGGCGCCCCCTACTTCTCCCGTGTCTCCGGCGCCTGCTGGTTCTCCCGTGTCAGCACCTACAG AGGCTTCACcataa
- the LOC119302621 gene encoding seipin-2-like encodes MPDSDSNVTVSVSVTAADEPDKGKDTGKAKPDSGSDSDSSEATSAPRSPPPLEEEVDQKDAEPAAPEANVDEKDSEPAAPEANVDEKDSEPPAPEAEVDEKGAESAAPEAEVDEKDAESAVPEEEVDEKDAESEAAAPDYRPMATAPPAFLESFAVFVIKAVVFQVSALVACLTFPFRLLQWWFLFVTDPLGSAQRARDWALGVAGQATGAVGAWLGAGDGVPRVVARLLWGALWAMYVCVLLCMMLAMAFTAGGVLVGKVVEEPVQVTENLNFDYTKPSPVAFVPVGRLVPPQQRMQLEVLLTLPESDYNRRLGIFQVRAELLSADGKVVTASSQPCMLKFKSVHMHFIETFFQSVSLLSGYSSESQVIKLKMTGIKEAFKPITGVRIVLEQRAEFATGAGIPEIYDASIKLEAELPLLKRVLWHWRWTMFVWSSMAVFVFELLLAVVCCRPCIFPRS; translated from the exons ATGCCCGATTCCGATTCCAACGtcaccgtctccgtctccgtcaccGCGGCCGATGAGCCCGACAAGGGCAAGGACACGGGCAAGGCCAAGCCCGATTCCGGTTCCGATTCCGATTCCTCCGAGGCCACCAGCGCGCCCCGTTCTCCCCCTCCCCTCGAGGAGGAGGTGGACCAGAAGGACGCGGAGCCGGCGGCCCCCGAGGCGAATGTGGACGAGAAGGATTCGGAGCCGGCAGCCCCCGAGGCGAATGTGGACGAGAAGGATTCGGAGCCGCCGGCCCCCGAGGCGGAGGTGGACGAGAAGGGTGCGGAGTCGGCGGCCCCCGAGGCGGAGGTGGACGAGAAGGATGCGGAGTCGGCGGTCCCCGAGGAGGAAGTGGACGAGAAGGATGCGGAGTCAGAGGCCGCGGCGCCGGATTACAGGCCGATGGCGACGGCGCCGCCGGCCTTCCTCGAGTCCTTCGCCGTGTTCGTCATCAAAGCCGTGGTGTTCCAGGTCAGCGCGCTCGTCGCCTGCCTCACGTTCCCCTTCCGGCTGCTGCAATGGTGGTTCCTCTTCGTGACCGACCCGCTCGGCTCGGCGCAGCGGGCGAGGGATTGGGCTCTCGGGGTGGCGGGGCAGGCCACCGGCGCCGTGGGCGCGTGGCTCGGAGCGGGGGACGGGGTTCCGCGCGTGGTGGCGAGGCTGCTCTGGGGGGCGCTCTGGGCCATGTACGTCTGCGTGCTTCTGTGCATGATGCTCGCTATGGCGTTCACGGCAGGGGGGGTCTTGGTGGGGAAAGTGGTGGAGGAGCCCGTTCAGGTGACAGAGAACCTGAATTTCGATTACACCAAGCCGAGCCCTGTGGCATTTGTGCCGGTGGGGCGGTTGGTGCCGCCGCAACAGCGGATGCAGCTCGAGGTGTTGCTGACGCTGCCCGAGTCGGATTACAACAGGAGGCTTGGGATTTTCCAG GTGAGGGCAGAGCTTCTATCTGCAGATGGGAAAGTGGTCACGGCTTCGAGTCAACCATGCATGCTAAAGTTCAAGAGCGTCCACATGCATTTCATAGAAACCTTTTTCCAAAGTGTTTCTCTTTTGTCCGGCTATTCATCTGAATCTCAGGTTATCAAACTAAAAATGACGGGCATTAAGGAGGCTTTCAAGCCAATAACAGGAGTAAGGATAGTGCTCGAGCAACGAGCCGAGTTTGCAACTGGTGCAGGCATCCCAGAGATCTATGACGCGTCGATAAAGCTGGAGGCCGAGCTCCCTCTGCTCAAGAGAGTACTCTGGCACTGGAGATGGACCATGTTTGTGTGGAGCAGCATGGCGGTCTTTGTTTTCGAACTGTTGCTCGCCGTCGTTTGTTGTAGACCCTGTATATTTCCCAGAAGTTGA